The Streptomyces noursei ATCC 11455 sequence CACCAGATAGCCGCGCATCGCGTCCGGCTCGTCGTAGTCATGGCGGCTGTTGTCGCCGGTGACCAGGACGGCGCGCACCCGGCCGCCCTGGTAGAGCCGGATGGCGGCGTCCAGCCGATGGGCCAGGTACGGCGACGGTTCGCCGTTCCACAGGCCCGCGCCGAACACCACCGCCACCGGGGCGGCCGGCACATCGGCGACCGTGCGGACCCGCGGGCCGGCGGTGGCGTTCAGCCAGGTCGCCGGCAGCAGCGCGAGGACCGTCAGCGCCACGAGCACCTGGAACGCCCGGCGCTGCCCGCGCCGGCTCCGCGGCAGCCGCACGCGCCGTATCCACCCGAGACGCGCCCGCAGCCCCCGCATATCGTGCCCCCCGTTCCCCTGGTGCCCGTCGCCCGGCGCGCCGGAAACCGTTCACGTGATCGATGTCGCAAGCTCCGACGTGGCGTGGGCTGGCATGGTTGCAGTGGGGGAGCGCCGTGGACAACGTCACAGCGGGACATGCCGCCGCAGGGGGACGCCCCGCCTGGGGCGACACCACCGTCGACGACACCGCCCGCGCCGACGTCCGCGTCGGCGACACCACACCCACACCAGCCGTGGAGGGCCCGCGATGACCACCGAGGCCGAGCGCCTGCCGTTCTTCGTCTACGGAACGCTGCGCCCGGGCGAGGCCAACTACGCCCGCACCCTGCGCGGCCGGACCGCCGCCGAGGAACCGGCCCGGATCGCCGGCGCGCTGCTCTACGAGGGCCCCGGATACCCGTACGCCACCGCCGGGCCCGCCGACGCGGTGGTGCACGGCGCGCTGGTCCGCCCCCGCGACGCCGACTACGACGCCGTCCGCGCCGCGCTGGACCGGCTGGAGGGCTACACCCCGGGTTCCCCGGCGGGCGCCGGCAACCTCTACGAGCGGGTGGCCACCGAGGCGGTCTGCCCGGACGGCAGGACCGTCCGAGCCTGGGTCTACCTGGCGGCCGAACCGCTCGCCAGCCGCCTGCGGGCCGCCGGCACGCCGATCGCCTGCGGAGAGTGGACCGGCCGCGCCGCCCGCAGGTCCCCCGGATAACCTGGACGACTCGTCCCGTACGGGCGACTCGTCCAGTAAGGCGCACGTCGCTTCGCACGGCCCGAGCAGGAACCCGTCCGGCAGCACAGCAGAACAGGTGTGACCCCGTGCCCTCCACCCCCGCGAGCGCCCCCGCCCACCGCCCCCTCCCCAAGGCCGAACTGCACCTCCACATCGAGGGCACCCTGGAGCCCGGCCTGGCCTTCACGCTCGCCGAACGCAACGCCGTCACGCTGCCCTACGCCACCGAGGACGAGCTCCGCCGCGCCTACTCCTTCAGCGACCTGCAGTCCTTCCTGAACCTCTACTACGCGCTGATGGAGGTGCTGCGCACCGAGGACGACTTCGCCGACCTCGCGCACGCCTACCTGGCGCGCGCCAAGGAGCAGGGCGTACGGCACGCCGAGATCTTCTTCGACCCGCAGGCGCACACCTCCCGCGGCGTCCCCCTCGGCACGGTCATCCGCGGCCTGGCCCGGGCCCTGGACGCCGCCCCGGAGGCGTACGGCATCACCACCCGGCTGATCATGTGCTTCCTGCGCGACGAGAGCGCCGAGTCGGCCCTGGCGACCTTCGAGGCGGCCCGCCCCTACCTGGACCGGATCACCGCCGTCGGCCTGGACTCGGCCGAGGTCGGCCACCCGCCGTCGAAGTTCCAGGAGGTCTTCGCACTGGCCCGGGAGGCCGGCCTCAAGTGCGTGGCCCACGCGGGCGAGGAGGGCCCGGCGGCATACGTGTGGGAGGCGCTGGACCTCCTGGGCGTGGACCGGGTCGACCACGGGGTGCGCTGCATGGAGGACGAGCGCCTGGTCGCCCGCCTGGTGGCCGACCGGATCCCGCTCACCGTCTGCCCGCTGTCCAACGTCCGGCTCCGGGTGGTCGACGACCTCGCCGACCACCCGCTGCCCGCCATGCTGGACGCCGGGCTGCTGGTCACCGTCAACTCCGACGACCCGGCCTACTTCGGCGGGTACGCCGACGACAACTTCACCGCCGTGCGGGACGCCCTCGGCCTGGACGACGCGACGCTGCGGACGCTCGCCCGCAACTCCTTCCTGGCGTCCTTCCTCGACGAGGAGACCCGCGCCGCCTACCTGAAGGAACTGGACGCCTGCTGACCGGCGCACCCGTACGCCGCTACCGCTCCAGCCGCTCGATCCGTACGGCGCACACCTTGAACTCCGGCATCCGGGACACCGGGTCGAGCGCCGGGTTGGTGAGGCTGTTGGCACGGCCCTCGCCCGGCCAGTGGAACGGCATGAACACCGTGTCCGGGCGGATCGCCGGGCTCACCCGGGCCGGCGCCACCGCCCGGCCGCGCCGGGAGACCACCGCGACCGGCTCGCCGTCGGCGACGCCGAGCCGGTCCGCCAGCCGCGGGTGGAGCTCGACGTAGGGGCTGGGCTCGGCGGCGTTCAGCGCGGCCACCCGGCGGGTCTGCGCCCCCGACTGGTACTGGGCCAGCACCCGCCCCGTCGTCAGCACCACCGGATACCCGGCGTCGGTCTCCTCGTCCGCCGGGCGGTGCGTGACGGGCACGAACCGCGCCCGGCCGTCGGGCGTCGCGAACCGCTCCAGGAAGAGCCGGGGCGTGCCGGGGTGGACCGGGAGTCCGACCGGGTCCCCGCAGGCCGCCTGCGCCCCCGTCGCGGCCCGCGCCGCGGCCTCCGGGGCGGCCGCCGCGGTGGCCGATGGCGTGACCTGCGCGCCGGCCCGCGCCGCGGCCTCCGGCGTGGTCGCCGTCCCCGCCGCGTCCGCCCGTTCCGCCGGGCACGGCCAGAACACCCCGTCCCCCGCCGCGAGTCGGGCGTAGGTGATGCCCGAGTAGTCCGCCGGACCGCCCGCCGACGCGCGCCGCAGCTCCTCGAAGACCTCCGCCGGCTCGGTCGGGAAGCCCACCGGGTGCCCCAGGCGCGCCGCCAGCCCGCCGAGCACCGCCAGGTCCGTGCGGACCCCGGGCGGCGGGTCCAGGGCCCGGCGGCGCAGCAGCACCCGGCCCTCCAGGTTGGTCGTCGTCCCGGTCTCCTCCGCCCACTGGGCGACGGGCAGCACCACGTCCGCCAGCGCCGCCGTCTCGGACAGCACCACGTCCGCCACCGCCAGGAAGTCCAACGCCCGGATCCGCTCCTCCACATGGGCGGCGTGCGGCGCCGACACCACCGGGTTGGACCCCATCAGCAGCAGCGCCCGGACGTCCCCGCCCAGCGCGTCCAGGAGCTCGTAGGCGCTGCGGCCCGGCCCGGGGAGCGCATCGGGGTCCACGCCCCACACCGCCGCCACGTGGCGGCGGGCCGCCGGATCGTCCAGCCGCCGGTAGCCCGGCAACTGGTCCGCCTTCTGGCCGTGTTCCCGGCCGCCCTGACCGTTGCCCTGACCGGTCAGGCAGCCGTAACCGGACAGCTCCCGGCCCGCCCGCCCGGTGGCCAGGCACAGGTTGATCCACGCCCCTACCGTGTCGGTGCCCTTCGCCTGCTGTTCCGGGCCGCGCGCGGTCAGCACCATCGAGGACGGCGCGTCGCAGAACATCCGCACGGCCTCGCGGAGTTGCGGCACCGGTATGCCCGTGAGGCGCTCGACCAGTTCCGGCCAGTGCGCCATCGCGGCGGCCCGCGCCGCCGGCCAGCCGCTGGTGCGCCCGGCGACGAACTCCTCGTCCACCCGCCCCTCGGCGACCACCAGGTGCAGCAGCCCCAACGCCAGCGCCAGGTCCGTGCCCGGACGCGGCGCCAGATGCAGATCGGCCTGCTCGGCGGTGCGGGTCCGGCGCGGATCGACGACGATCAGCCGACCGCCGTTCTCCTTCAGCTCGGTCAGGTAGCGCAGCGCCGGCGGCATGGTCTCCGCCAGGTTGGAGCCGACCAGCAGCACGCACCCGGTACGCGCCACATCGGCCAGCGGGAACGGCAGCCCCCGGTCCAGCCCGAACGCGCGGCCCTGCGCCGCCGCGGCCGACGACATGCAGAACCGGCCGTTGTAGTCGATCTGCGAGGTGCCCAGCACCACCCGGGCGAACTTCCCCAGCGCATACGCCTTCTCGTTGGTCAGCCCGCCACCGCCGAACACCCCGACCGCGTCCCGCCCGTACACCGCCCCGGCCCGCCGCAGCCCCTCCGCGACCCGGTCCAGGGCGGTGTCCCAACCGGCCGGCACCAGCTCCCCGGTGTCCCGGTCGCGTACCAGAGGGGAGAGCAACCGCGCCCCGGGCGCGAGCAGTTCGGACGCGGTCCGCCCCTTGCCGCACAGCGCGCCCCGGTTGACGGGGAAGTCAGGGCGCTCCACGACCTCCACGGCCGGACCGTCCATCCCGGTGGTGGGCCGCAGCCCCATGCCGCACTGAAGGGCGCAGTAGGGGCAGTGTGTCTCGACCGTGGCGGTGTCGGCGGCAGTCATGCCGGTCAGCGTGGAACGGGCGTGTTACGCCGGCGGGTCCCCCCGGTTTCCGGCGCGCGGCGGAGTCCTCCCACGGGCCGGGAGGCCGGCAGCAGGGCCGCGGTACACGGAGTTACCCGGCGGGAAACGGAACCGCAACGACCGGCTGCCAGCCTCGGCCCATGACGGCGTCGAAAGCGAACCAGCCCGCACCGGAACCGAGCCCCGCCACCTCCCCGCAGGTACCCGGCCCGCACCCCGCGCCCCGCGCACCCGTGGGCGCCGCCGGCCTCGCCGCCGAGATCGCCGCCGAACTCAGCAACCGGCTCCGCACCGTCCGGCTGCACGCCCGCCGCCGCCCCGCGGCACCACCCCCCGCCCTCGTGGCCGTCGCGCACGGCAGCCGCCACCCCGGGGCCGCCCCCACCGTGCGGGCCCTCCTCGCCGGGATCCGCGCGCTCCGCCCCGACCTCCCCGTCCGCCTCGGCCACATCGAACTCGACCGGCCGCTGCTCGCCGACACCCTCGCCGGGCTGCGCGACGAAGGCATCGGCGAGGTCGTCCTGGTGCCGCTGCTCTTCGGCCGCGGCCACCACGTCACCCACGACCTGCCCGCCGCGCTCGCCGCCGCCCCGCACCTCAGCGGCCTGATAGCGGCCCCGCTGGGCCCGCACGCCCTCCTGGCGGAGGCACTGCACGGCCGCCTCCTGGAGGCCGGCTTCCCCGCCCGCCCCCACGACACCGGCCGCCCCGCCGTCGTCCTGGCCGCCGCCGGCTCCCGCGCCCCCCGCTCCGCCCTGGACACCGCCCGCACCGCCCACCTGCTCTCCGCCCGCCTCGGCGGCGTCCCCGTACTGCCCGCCTACGCCCACCCGTCGCCCGCCACCGCCCCGGACGGAGACGCTTCGCGTCGCCCCTCCCGGATTGCCGCCGCCCCGACCGTCCCCGACGCCGTCCGCGCACTGGCCGACCGCGGTCACCACCCCCACGACATCGCCGTCGCCGCCTGCTTCGCCGCCCCCGGCCGCTTCGCCGACCGCTGCGCGGCGCTCGCCCCCGGCCCCGCCGCCGCCCCCCTGGGCGACCACCCGGCGCTGGCCCGCCTCGTACTGCACCGCTACGACCAGGCGCTGAGCGCCCGCACCGGATCCCGCACGGAGAGCTCGGGGCCTGCCCGGCGGACGCGGATCACGGCCGGGACCGCGGCGTCCGGTACGGCGCCTCGCCGCGTTGCCGCACCGTCCCGATAGCTCCTCCCGCGGCCGAAGGGCGGGGGAGGAACCCCGCCCAGGCCGCCCCGGCGCCGCGCGAGGCACCGCACCGGACGTCGCGGCCTGCCCCGACCCTGATCCACCGGACAGGCCCCGAGGGCGGCTACCGTCGCGGTATGACGGGCACAACACGGGCAACTCCTCCCAGCCCCGGCCAGGATCCGCACGCGGCACTCCCCGGTTACACCGCGGCGGACACCGAACGCTGGGTCCCCGAACCGGACAAACGCCCCGGGCGCACCGCCTTCCAACGCGACCGCGCCCGGGTCCTGCACTCCGCCGCACTGCGCCGGCTCGCCGGCAAGACCCAGGTCGTCACCCCCGGCAGCGCCACCCAGGCGTGGGACGCCAGCCCCCGCACCCGGTTGACGCACTCCCTGGAGTGCGCCCAGGTGGGCCGCGAACTGGGCGCCGCCCTCGGCTGCGACCCGGACCTGGTCGAGGCCGCCTGCCTGGCGCACGACCTCGGCCACCCGCCCTTCGGGCACAACGGCGAACAGGCCCTCAACGAGGTCGCCGCGCCCTGCGGCGGCTTCGAGGGCAACGCCCAGTCGCTGCGCCTCCTGGCCCGCCTGGAACCCAAACGGTTCGTGCCCGCACCGGACGGCGCCCCGGTCAGCGTCGGCCTCAACCTCACCCGCGCCGCCCTGGACGCCGCCACCAAGTACCCCTGGCCGCGCGGCGCGCACCCCGACGGACCGGCCGCCGTGAAATTCGGTGTCTACGCCGACGACCTGCCGGTGTTCGCGTGGTTCCGACAGGGCGCCCCGTCCGGCCGGCGCAGTTTCGAGGCGCAGGTCATGGACTGGGCCGACGACGTCGCCTACTCGGTGCACGACGTCGAGGACGGGCTCCACGCCGGCCACCTGGACCCCAACGTCCTGCTCGCCGACCCCGAACGCGCCGAGATCTTCGCGGTCGCCGCGGAGCGCTACGCCCCCGGCGCCGACGAGGCGGACCTCGCCGCCGCCCTGGACCGCCTCCTGGAGCAGGTGTGGTGGCCGCACGGCTACGACGGCTCGGCGCTCGCCCAGGCCCGCCTCAAGGACGCCACCAGCCAACTCATCGGCCGTTTCTGCCTGGCCGCCGAGGGCGCGACGCGGGCCCGCCACGGCAGCGGGCGGCTCACGCGGTACGCGGCGGAGCTGGTGGTTCCGGCCGAAACCCGCCTGGAATGCGCCGTTCTCAAGGCCGTCGCCGACCGCTACGTGATACAGCGCCCGGACCAGGAGGCGCTCCGCGCCGACCAGCGCGTGGTGATCGCCGAACTCGCCGAGGCGCTGCTCGCCCGGGCCCCCGACGGCCTTGATCCACAGTTCCGTTCGCTGTTCGACGCGGCCCCCGACGACGGGGCCCGGATGCGCGCCGTGATCGACCAGATCGCCGCGCTCACCGACGCCTCCGCGCGTACTCTTCACGCCCGCCTCACACGTCCCCCTGGTAACGGTTAGGGCAACCCAGGGTGACCCTAGGGGGGCTGCCCCTCTTCCCCCCTCACACTCCGTGCGGGACGCTCGTCCCCGCACGAACGCACGGGAACCCGAAATCCGTCGAACACATCAAGGGAGCGAGGGGAAACGGGGGTACCAACGGGGGGCACCAACGGGGGCGTTCACGGACGCGGACGCGGACGTACGGCACCGCAACGAGGAGGAAGCAAGTGGTCGACACGCACCAGACGTTCGTCATCGTCGGGGGTGGCCTGGCCGGAGCCAAGGCCGCGGAGACGCTCCGCGGGGAAGGGTTCACCGGCCGGGTCATCCTCATCTGTGACGAACGCGACCACCCCTACGAGCGCCCCCCGCTCTCCAAGGGGTACCTGCTCGGCAAGGAGGAACGGGACAGCGTCTTCGTCCACGAACCCGCCTTCTACGCCCAGGCCCGGATCGAGCTCCACCTGGGCCAGCCCGCCGTCCACCTGGACCCCGCGGGCCGGACCGTCCGCCTGGGCGACGGCACCCTCATCGCCTACGACAAGCTGCTGCTGGCCACCGGCGCCGAACCCCGCCGCC is a genomic window containing:
- a CDS encoding SanA/YdcF family protein, which gives rise to MRGLRARLGWIRRVRLPRSRRGQRRAFQVLVALTVLALLPATWLNATAGPRVRTVADVPAAPVAVVFGAGLWNGEPSPYLAHRLDAAIRLYQGGRVRAVLVTGDNSRHDYDEPDAMRGYLVRHGVPAHKIVSDYAGFDTWDSCTRAHRIFGVDRAVLVSQGFHIRRALALCTAAGIDAYGVGVAADHDVTWAYGGVREIFAAGKATAEAVLRPDPHFLGPKEKGLTAALR
- a CDS encoding gamma-glutamylcyclotransferase family protein, with product MTTEAERLPFFVYGTLRPGEANYARTLRGRTAAEEPARIAGALLYEGPGYPYATAGPADAVVHGALVRPRDADYDAVRAALDRLEGYTPGSPAGAGNLYERVATEAVCPDGRTVRAWVYLAAEPLASRLRAAGTPIACGEWTGRAARRSPG
- a CDS encoding adenosine deaminase; the encoded protein is MPSTPASAPAHRPLPKAELHLHIEGTLEPGLAFTLAERNAVTLPYATEDELRRAYSFSDLQSFLNLYYALMEVLRTEDDFADLAHAYLARAKEQGVRHAEIFFDPQAHTSRGVPLGTVIRGLARALDAAPEAYGITTRLIMCFLRDESAESALATFEAARPYLDRITAVGLDSAEVGHPPSKFQEVFALAREAGLKCVAHAGEEGPAAYVWEALDLLGVDRVDHGVRCMEDERLVARLVADRIPLTVCPLSNVRLRVVDDLADHPLPAMLDAGLLVTVNSDDPAYFGGYADDNFTAVRDALGLDDATLRTLARNSFLASFLDEETRAAYLKELDAC
- a CDS encoding molybdopterin oxidoreductase family protein, with product MTAADTATVETHCPYCALQCGMGLRPTTGMDGPAVEVVERPDFPVNRGALCGKGRTASELLAPGARLLSPLVRDRDTGELVPAGWDTALDRVAEGLRRAGAVYGRDAVGVFGGGGLTNEKAYALGKFARVVLGTSQIDYNGRFCMSSAAAAQGRAFGLDRGLPFPLADVARTGCVLLVGSNLAETMPPALRYLTELKENGGRLIVVDPRRTRTAEQADLHLAPRPGTDLALALGLLHLVVAEGRVDEEFVAGRTSGWPAARAAAMAHWPELVERLTGIPVPQLREAVRMFCDAPSSMVLTARGPEQQAKGTDTVGAWINLCLATGRAGRELSGYGCLTGQGNGQGGREHGQKADQLPGYRRLDDPAARRHVAAVWGVDPDALPGPGRSAYELLDALGGDVRALLLMGSNPVVSAPHAAHVEERIRALDFLAVADVVLSETAALADVVLPVAQWAEETGTTTNLEGRVLLRRRALDPPPGVRTDLAVLGGLAARLGHPVGFPTEPAEVFEELRRASAGGPADYSGITYARLAAGDGVFWPCPAERADAAGTATTPEAAARAGAQVTPSATAAAAPEAAARAATGAQAACGDPVGLPVHPGTPRLFLERFATPDGRARFVPVTHRPADEETDAGYPVVLTTGRVLAQYQSGAQTRRVAALNAAEPSPYVELHPRLADRLGVADGEPVAVVSRRGRAVAPARVSPAIRPDTVFMPFHWPGEGRANSLTNPALDPVSRMPEFKVCAVRIERLER
- a CDS encoding sirohydrochlorin chelatase encodes the protein MTASKANQPAPEPSPATSPQVPGPHPAPRAPVGAAGLAAEIAAELSNRLRTVRLHARRRPAAPPPALVAVAHGSRHPGAAPTVRALLAGIRALRPDLPVRLGHIELDRPLLADTLAGLRDEGIGEVVLVPLLFGRGHHVTHDLPAALAAAPHLSGLIAAPLGPHALLAEALHGRLLEAGFPARPHDTGRPAVVLAAAGSRAPRSALDTARTAHLLSARLGGVPVLPAYAHPSPATAPDGDASRRPSRIAAAPTVPDAVRALADRGHHPHDIAVAACFAAPGRFADRCAALAPGPAAAPLGDHPALARLVLHRYDQALSARTGSRTESSGPARRTRITAGTAASGTAPRRVAAPSR
- a CDS encoding deoxyguanosinetriphosphate triphosphohydrolase, whose amino-acid sequence is MTGTTRATPPSPGQDPHAALPGYTAADTERWVPEPDKRPGRTAFQRDRARVLHSAALRRLAGKTQVVTPGSATQAWDASPRTRLTHSLECAQVGRELGAALGCDPDLVEAACLAHDLGHPPFGHNGEQALNEVAAPCGGFEGNAQSLRLLARLEPKRFVPAPDGAPVSVGLNLTRAALDAATKYPWPRGAHPDGPAAVKFGVYADDLPVFAWFRQGAPSGRRSFEAQVMDWADDVAYSVHDVEDGLHAGHLDPNVLLADPERAEIFAVAAERYAPGADEADLAAALDRLLEQVWWPHGYDGSALAQARLKDATSQLIGRFCLAAEGATRARHGSGRLTRYAAELVVPAETRLECAVLKAVADRYVIQRPDQEALRADQRVVIAELAEALLARAPDGLDPQFRSLFDAAPDDGARMRAVIDQIAALTDASARTLHARLTRPPGNG